One Chaetodon auriga isolate fChaAug3 chromosome 14, fChaAug3.hap1, whole genome shotgun sequence genomic window carries:
- the psma3 gene encoding proteasome subunit alpha type-3: MSSIGTGYDLSASTFSPDGRVFQVEYAMKAVENSSTAIAIRCKDGVVFGVEKLVLSKLYEEGSNKRIFNIDRHVGMAVAGLLADARSLADVAREEASSFRSNYGHDIPLKHLSDRVAMYVHAYTLYSAVRPFGCSFILGSYDKDDGPQLYMVDPSGISYGYWGCAIGKAKQAAKTEIEKLQMKEMTCRELVKEVAKIIYIVHDEVKDKAFELELSWVGQVTNGRHELVPRDVREEAEKYAKDSLEEEDDSDEDNM; this comes from the exons ATGAGCTCTATCGGGACCGGG taTGACTTGTCGGCCTCCACCTTCTCTCCAGATGGCCGAGTGTTTCAGGTGGAGTACGCCATGAAGGCTGTGGAgaacagcag CACGGCCATTGCGATTCGCTGTAAGGACGGTGTTGTGTTCGGGGTGGAGAAGCTTGTTCTGTCCAAACTGTATGAGGAGGGCTCCAACAAACGCATCTTCAACATTGACAGACACGTTGGCATG GCAGTAGCTGGCCTGCTGGCTGATGCTCGCTCGCTCGCTGATGTTGCCAGAGAAGAGGCCTCGAGCTTCAGATCAAACTATGGTCACGACATCCCTCTAAAG CACCTGTCAGACAGAGTGGCCATGTACGTCCACGCCTACACGTTGTACAGCGCCGTGCGGCCATttggctgcag TTTCATCTTGGGCTCGTACGATAAAGACGACGGTCCTCAGCTCTACATGGTCGACCCGTCCGGCATCTCATAC GGTTACTGGGGCTGCGCCATCggaaaagcaaaacaagccGCCAAGACGGAGATCGAGAAACTTCAG atgAAGGAGATGACGTGCAGGGAGCTCGTCAAGGAGGTCGCCAAGAT AATCTACATCGTCCATGACGAGGTGAAGGACAAAGCTTTCGAGCTGGAGCTCAGCTGGGTGGGACAAG TCACAAATGGACGACACGAGCTGGTCCCCAGAGACGTCAGGGAGGAGGCTGAGAAATACGCCAAG gactctctggaggaggaggatgactcTGATGAAGACAACATGTGA